ATCCTCGACCAAGCGTCCCGCAGGCGGCGCTGGTCGGAGGAGGAGAAGCTCCGGATGGTGGCGGAGACGATGGAACCCGGCATGTCCGTCTCGCTGGTCGCCCGACGCCGGGGCGTCAGCGCCAGTCAGCTGTTCCGCTGGCGCCGACAGTTTGTCGGCGAGGCTGGAATACCTGAGCAAACGCCGGTCTTTGCCCCCGTGCACCTGCTGCCCGAACCCCTTGCGTCGCCGCCGGCATCCGAGCCGAAGCCCTGTCACGGCGGCATCATCGAGATCATGCTGGGCGGCGGTCGTGTCGTGCGGGTGGACCGGCACGTCGATGCCGAAGCGCTGCGCCGGGTGCTTGGCGTGCTGGAGGAAGGGCGATGATCTCGGTGCCGGCCGGGGTACGCATCTATCTGGCGCTGGAACCCTGCGACATGAGGAAAGGGTCCATCCGCATTCCCGGTGCAGGGCGAGTGCGCCGAATGGTGGAAGTAATTATATGAGGAGAAACGCTTTTTCTCCGAGAGTGCCGCCTTCTCCGTGTCCAATTCGCTGTTGTCCCTGCTCCCCGCCGGTCTCGCGGTTGAGCGGGTCGTCGTCCACCCGGATCGTGTCGTCTTCGCCGTCCGCGCTCGCGCCGCCACGGCGCCCTGTCCCTTGTGCAAGCGCCGCTCGCATCGCGTCCACAGCCGCTACACCCGGCACCTTGGGGATCTCCCCTGGCAGGGGAGGATCGGTCGGCTCGATCTCCGAGTCCGTCGCTTTCGCTGCTCGACCCCCAGGTGCCCGCGCCGGATCTTCGCCGAGCGCCTGCCGGAGGTGGTCCTACCGAGGGTTCGGCGGACCGTCCGCCTCGCCGAGGCGCAACGCCGCATCGCCCTGCATGCGGGAGGGGAGTCGGGCGCCCGCCTGGCGGATCGGCTCGCCATGCCGGTCAGCGGCGACACGCTGCTACGCCTGATCCGGGCCGTGCCGATCGAACCAGCCCCGCCGGCACGCGTCATCGGCATCGATGACTGGGCGTGGCGGCGGGGCCAGCGCTACGGCACGATCATCGTCGATCTGGAGCGCAACCGACCGATCGACCTGCTGCCCGACCGCCAAGGTGACACGGTCGCGGCCTGGCTGAAGGATCATCCCGGCACCGAGATCGTTGCCCGTGATCGCGCCGGCAGCTATGCCGACGGCATCCGAACCGGCGCTCCGGATGCCCTCCAGGTCAGCGATCGGTGGCATCTCCTGCGCAACCTCAACGATGCCGTGGCCCGAGTTCTCGATCGGCATCATCGTGACCTGCGTGCGGCAACGGCGGCAGCGACCGCAACAAGCAAGGCTTCGGACGTGCCGCCATCGACACCGTCGGCGTCCGAGCCGTCCGTCATGCCCGTTCCCGAGCCGTCGCACCCGGATCGGCATGCCATCCGGCGAGCTCGCTTTGACGAGGTGATGGCGCTGCATCAGAGGAACTGGCCGATCAAACGCATCGCCCGAACGCTCGGCCTCAATCCGAAGACGGTGCGCCGATGGCTGCGATCGGGTCAGCTGCCGACCTGGGACCAGCGGTCCCGCGGCAGTGCGGTCGATGTTCACGCCGAGTATCTGCACCAACGCTGGAACGAGGGCTGCCGCAACGCGGCACAGCTGTGGGAAGAAATCCGCAGGCGCGGCTTTCGAGGGCAGCTCCGGACAGTGCAGCGCTGGGTCAGACGCCTCCGGGGTGCCGACCCGTCATCATCCGGAACGGAGCCTTGCGGGAGGCTGTGGAAGATGCCGTCGAAACGCCGGGCCGCGTGGTTCGTGGTGGCCGATTACGAGACGATCGACACGACGGAGCAGCGGTTTGTCGAAGCCCTGATTGCCGCGTCGCCGGAACTTGGCCGGATCATCGCACTGGCGCGCGCGTTCAACGGCATGGTGCGATACCAACAAGCGGAGCGGCTGGATTCCTGGCTGGCAGCGGCGAAGGACACTGCCCTGGCCGGGTTCGCCGATGGTCTTGTCCGCGATCTTGCGGCAATCCGGGCAGCTCTGTCGCTGCCGTGGAGTACCGGTCCTGTCGAGGGGCAGATCAGCTACCTGAAGACGATCAAGCGGACCATGTCCGGTCGTGCCAAGTTCGATCTACTGCGCCACCGTGTTCTCGAAGCGGCCTGAAATGGTCGTGCTCCAGCCCGATACTGCTGCACCGGGAATGCGGATGGACCGAGGAAAGGGTTCGACGGCCTGTCCCTGATGGTCCAGCAGAGCCTGGGCAAGGATCCATTCTCGGGCCACCTGTTCCTGTTCCGCGGCAAGAGATCTGACAGGCTGAAAATCCTCTACGCCGATGCCAATGGTATGGCCATTCCCACAACAAGGAACCTCTTCAAAGAAGGTTTGGTTTGATTCATTGCCCGGCGTTGGCGTAGAGGCCCTGCAGGCGCTGGCGCAATGGGTGGCCAGACACTATGCCCGAACCAGCAACGGCAACCGAGATGGTAACTTGGAGCGACCTGCCGCGAACGCACCGGCAGAGGCTGGCAGTGCTGGTGGGGCAGTTGGCTTGGCGGATGACGCAGGGCCGCAATCCGGCGGAGGCCGGTCATGAGCCGCTGGAGGCGGACCAGCGGGATGCTGCCGAGCAAGGTCGAGGGCCGGCATCTTGACCGTCAGGCCGTCGTCTACGTTCGGCAGTCGACGCTGCAGCAGTTGGAACACAACAAGGAATCCACCGCGGTCCAGTACGCCCTGGTCGAGCGCGCCTGCTCGCTCGGTTGGGCTCGGCCCCGGATCACCGTGATCGATGAAGATCTCGGCTGCTCCGCCGCGTCCGCCGCCGGACGGCCTGGTTTCCAGCGCCTGGTGGCGGAGGTCGGGCTCGGGCACGTCGGCCTGATCCTCGGGTTCGAAGTCTCGCGGCTCGCCCGCTCCTGCCGGGACTGGTATCATCTTCTGGAGATCTGCGCCCTGGCGGGCACGTTGATCGGCGACAACGACGGCGTCTACGACCCAGGCCTTTACAACGACCGCCTTCTGCTCGGGCTCAAGGGGACGATGAGCGAAGCGGAACTGCACATCATGCGCGCCCGCTTTGAGGAAGGGCGCTGGAACAAGGCCGAGCGCGGGGAGTTCGGGTTTCCGATGCCGCGCGGCTTCATACGACGACCCTCGGACGAGGTCATCCAGGACCCTGATGAGCGGGCGCGCGAGAGTTTGCAGTTGGTATTCGAGGTTTTCGAGCAGCGGCGCAGCATCCACGGCGTCGTGCGTTATTTCCACGCCCACGGTCTCATGTTGCCCGATCGGGTGCGGACCGGGCCGGCCAAGGGCGATCTCGTGTGGACGCCGGTTACCCGGAACGCGGTGCTCAACCTCGTGACCAATCCCGCCTACGCCGGAGCCTACGCCTACGGTCGGCAACGGCCACCCCCCACGGGATCGTCGGGACGCAGTCGGGCGACCAGCCCCGGCGAGTGGCAGATCCTGATAAAGGACCGCTGGCCGGCCTACATCAGTTGGGACATGTTCGAGAGGAACCAGCGCCAGTTGAAGGCCAACCAGAGCAAGCACATCGGCGTCGCGCGGGGCGGACCGTCGCTCCTGACCGGGATCCTGATCTGCGGCCGTTGCGGTTCCCGCATGGTGACGACCTACCGCAACAACGGCCACAACTTGCGTTACGAGTGCACTCGCAGGATGATCAACCGTGGAGAGGAGCATTGCCAGGGGTTCGCCGGTGAGACCCTGGACGCTCTTGTCGCCGATCTGGTCCTGGCGGCACTACAGCCCGGCGCGGTCGACGTGGCTTTGCAATTGGCCGAGGATCTGGAGATCGAGCGCACCCGGGAACATCGGCAGTGGGAGTTGCGGCTGGAACAGGCGCGCTACGAGACCGAACGGGCGCAGCGCCAGTACGACGAGGTCGAGCCGGAGAACCGGCTGGTCGCCCGCACGCTGGAGCGACGCTGGGAGGCGGCGTTGCAAGCCGAAATACAGATCAAGGAGGAGCACACCCGCTTCCTGGCCCGTCAGCCGGCCCGGCTGAGCGCGGCGGATCGGGCCGCCATCGAACGGCTCGCCGCCGACGTGCCGGCGATCTGGCGGGCGTCGAGCACGACGCCTGCCGAACGCAAGGAGATCGTCCGCCTGATGCTGGACCGGGTGGTGGCCACGGTGAAGGGGGAGACCGAGAACATGGAAGTGGAGTGCCACTGGGCCGGTGGCCGCCGGACCCGTCACCTGTTGCGGCGGGCAGTGCGGCGCATGACCCAGCTGGCCGGTCACGATGAGCTTCTTGCCCGGACCACAGCTTTGTTCGCCGAGGGGCTGCGTCCACCGGCCATCGCCCGGACGCTGGCAGCCGAGGGCTGGCTGTCGCCCCGCGGACACTCAGTGACCGAAGGCGGCGTGCGCTCCTGGTTGCAGCGCCGGGGCCTGTTGCCGGACGGTAGACATCGACCGACGCTGGTGGTGGAGCGCGAGCCGGACGAGTTCACGGTGGCAGAGCTGTCGGTCCGCTTGGGCGTGCCCGAGGGAACGATCTACCGGTGGCTGTACAAAGGATTGGTGCCGGCGCGCAGGGCGACGGCGGTGAACCGCGAACTCTGGCTCGTTCGCCTGGACGCCGCCCTGGCCCATGACCGACAGCGTCGCCCCCGTAAGCCGACCAAGGTCAAGCACGTACCCTAACAACACCGACAAACCTGCTTTGGAGAGGCATCATGAAGCCAGGACGCACAGCCCTTGCCCGTCCCAGGCCAGAACCTTCAGCAAATCCCCGCGCCGGCCCCGGAAGACGAAGAGGTGGCCGGAGAACGGGTCCTTGTCCAACTGCTCCTGGACGATGGCGCTCAGCCCGTCGAAACCCTTCCTCATGTCTACCGGCCCGGCCGCGAGCCAGACCTTCATGCCCTGCGGCACCGCGATCATGACCGGCTCCTCAGGGCGGCGACCAGGGCCTGGAGCGCGCCGGCCGGGTAATCGGCTCCGACCTCCAGGCGCGTCCCGTCGGAGAAAGTGACCGATGCCCGCGCTGCCATGCCCGCGGACCGCGGCTCCGGTTCCTGCCCCGGCGGAGCATCGAGCATGACCGGGATCAACAGCGCCGTGCCGCACCCGCTGCGCGCGTCACCGATTCTCCCGCCGTGCAACTGCTTGCGCCAGGCGTAAAGGCAGCTCTCGGCAACGCCGTGGCGCCGCGCCACATGCGAGACGATCGCACCCGGCGCAAATGCCTCCCCGGCCAGCCGCGCTTTCTCCTCCAGGCTCCACCGCCGGCGGCGCTCCCGCCCGGTGACGATCTCGACACGCTGCATCCTTGTGGGCCTCCGTATGGACTCCAGTGGAGCCTCCGAAAGCCCGCTCTTCCCATATCATGTTTCCTGTGAACAGCCGGCTTTGCCCGGACGCTTACCCGCATGCCTTCATCTTCATTCTGCACAGACGCCACAGGTGAACCGGGCCGCACTGGATAACTTAAAAACACTGCTGTCGGACATCACCGGTCGGGTGCCGGTGGCCCGTTCAGTGATAGGAGCAAGGCATTCCTCCCATCAGAGCCGAGGAGATGCCGATGCCACGCGCGAACCAGCCTTCCTTGACCCGACAACTCACCTTGTTCCCGCCGTCCTGCCCGGGACCCGATCGGACCAGCCTGCCCAAGGAGACGCTCGACAAGGCGGCGCGTCTGATGGCGCGCATGCTCATGAAGGAAGCCGCGGGCAACGCTGCCGGCGGGGCACGGGGAGAATGCGACGATGATTGACAAGATCCAGCCGCACCACCTCGGGCGCAAGGCGGTACTCTATGTTCGTCAATCCTCACCCCACCAGGTCGCCCACAACCGCGAGAGCCGCGCGCTGCAGTACGCCATGAAGGATCGGCTGCGCGCCCTGGGGTGGTCGGACGTCGAGATCGTCGATGAGGACCTTGCGGAGCGACCGGTTCCTGCCTCAGGCAGGATCACTGTCATCGGAGGCCTTTCGAACAGCGCCAGGGCGCCGTCGCAGGTCTTCACGGCCTGCTCCAGGGCGGCGATCTCGGCGCGAAGCACGATGATGCGGCCGGTCAACTCAGCCCGCTTGTCCTTCAACGCGGAGACGACATGGGGGTCCGCCATCGTGTATCATCGCCGTTGCCTGAATCATCGGCGCCAACATGGCGGGTCTCGGCGGGAAAGGCGATTATTGGGTGGGGGACTCTGCTCCACAATTCCGCAAATTTCTAAAAGATTTCTCGTTCGCTGACGGCGTTTTTTTCTGGACCAGCGCGTGTCGCCGCCTCCACCGGCGCTGGGCGGGGCCACCATCGCCGTCCACCCCAGCGGCGGCGCTGCCGCCGGCCCGATCCGGGTCCGTCGGCGCGCCTGCTGGGTCGATCACCGGCATTGCCCCGCCGCAGGTGGTCCGGCCGCGCCGGTCCCCCCGCCGCTCCACCGATGTTACCGCCGCTCATCTACCGCGGGGCCAATCTTCCTTTCTTGTCCGGTATCTGGACAGTGCCGGCCGGCTCCCCTGCCCTGTCGCACCGCCATAGCACCTATTTGGGTTCGCTTCGCTGAATGCGGTCAGCAAGGGAGCCTTCGATTTCAGATTTATTCCGAGCAGGAAATCGGCAGGTTCACCGGCATCTTCGGCGATCACGATTACCGGCCACCCTCAGGCGGCGGCCGACCGCGGCGTGCGCCGCCGACATGATACGCGTCACGTCCCGCGATGCCGAAAGCCGCTTCGCGGTTTCGGTGTACTCGCGCGTGGTCGCCTCGCTGCGATGCCCGAGCAGGATCTGCGCCAGCCGCGCGACCGCCGGTGACTCACGGACGAGCAGCGTCGCGGCGGCATCGCGCAGGCGGTGTGGCGTGATCGGGTATCCCCACGGTGCACGTGACGTCGCTGAGCGCATCGCGTGCGCGAGGGCGTCCTGTCCGGCCGGGCCGCCGCCCTTCGCGATCCACAGGGCGTCATGATCGCCGGCGTGAACCGGACGCCAGACGTCGATCCACTCCCGCAACAATCGCAGGACGAGATCAGGGTATGTGCGCACTTCGATTCTGCGCGTTTTATGCTGCTCTTGCGGCACATGCCAGATCCCGACCTCTGTATCCAGGTCGGCGATCCGGATGCCCGCCAGTGCCCGCAACCGCTCCGGGCCGGCTATTCCGACGGCGATGAACAGCCCGTCGCGATACGCCTGGACCACGTGCCAGCCGGCCCGAGGTCCCGCCTGTCGGGCCTCGCCGATTAGCTGCAGCGCGAAGTTGAGGATTTCTTCCGCGGGCGCGATAATTGCTGACTTGCGCTTCACCGTCAGGTTTGCCTGTTCCTGTGCGGCCAGGCACGAGCGGTACAGCCAGTCCAGGTGATCGACCGGATCGAGGACCCGCATGACCTTAAAAATAGACCAGAGATATCCTGACACGGTCCGCGCCGACGCTCCCCCTGCCTCACAGCCACGGACGAAAGCCCTTACGCCCGCCGCCGTCACCCGCGGCGGCAGGCCATTGCGCACTGCGCAATTGAGATAGCGGCTGTACACCCGGCCGTTCTGGTACTGCGTCTGCCGCACCCACCGCACCTTGCCCACGTCCGGGTCGAACGCCGCCAGCCATCGAGCCTGCTGGTCGGCCGGCCAGCTCGCGCAGTCGCGCAGCAGATGGTCCCGGGACACGATTGTGTTGATCCGGCCCATCATATCCCCTTCCGGAACCGCAATGTGCGAAGACGGCCGAGCAACAGGTCATGGTACCGCCGCTGCACGAGAATGCTGTTGATTTCCGCATAGTAACGCCGCGTCGTTTGCTCCTTCTTATGACCCAGCAGTTCCTGGACGAGCGGCATCGATTCCGGTTCCTGGTCGAGCACGATCTTGGCGGCCAGATGGCGCTGGAGGTGAAGATTCAACTCGAACCCGCCGATCTTGCGGTTGCGGTCGACGAAAGCGCTGTTCAGCAGCGTCGGCGCCCGATGCGCCATGCCGGCAGCGGGAAACAGGTACGGGTTGGCACTGTCCGCCCCGACCGCCCGCATCAACGCCGGACGGTAGACGTCGATCCAGCGCCGCAGGACGCGGACATACTCCTCCGGGATTTCCACGTCGATGGCTCGCCTGTTCTTGACTTCCTGCCAGTCGACGTGGAGGTAGCCGACCCCGTGCTTCGGCGGCAGAACCAGGTTGCGGTCGGGACCCAGGATGCGGAGTTGCGTGAGGTTGCGCCGGCGCATCGGACAGCACCGGGTGATCGCGTGGAGCACGCAGACGATCATGTCACCGACATCCTCCAGCGTGGGGAGTCGGCCGGATGCGGCGACCGTTTCCGAGCGCCGGATGAGCTCGTCCAGGACCTCGAACCAGGCCAGCAGCTTGGTGTCGGCTCGGAACTGTGCCAGCCTTTCCCGATGCCGGGGACCGATCTGCACTTCCGCATACTCGCGCCGGATCGATCCGTCCCTCTGGATCTTGCGCCTGATCAGGCGGGGATCGACATCGTCGCGAAGCTGCACCAGATCGTCCATCACGTCGTCCATCTCCAGGCACCGCGCGAGGGTGACGAAGCCGGTCGCGGCATGGAGCAGGTAGCCATTCTTCATGCCCGTGGCATTGACGGCGACATCCCGGTCCCGGGCTGTCTGCACCTGCCGCCTGGCGATGCGCTTCAGGGCACGGCGTGCGATGTCGGCCGTCACCAGATCCTCAATGGACGCCGGCATCAGCCCGAGTTGGGCGATTGCGACATTTGCCGCATGAACAATCACCGTCCGCAAATTGAGGAGCCTTGCAGCCGACAGGCTGTCACCGGTCGAAGGGGCTGTGCCCAGGCGCACATCGTCGTCGTCGAGGATGAGGTCGGCGAGCGATGCAACGGCGGTGTCTCGCGGTGCTCCGAATTCCGCGATGAATGCGGCCCACGACTGCCGCAGCGGCTCCGGAAGGTCCTCGAAACGCAGATCGCCATTCGCCGCGGCCCGTGCATAAAGGCGCGACAGCCGGGTGGCCGGCCACTCTGGATGGGCCTTCTGGAGGCGCTCCCAGCCATAGACGACGTTGCGGGCGACGTCGAAGGCGTTCCGGCTTCTGGCGTCCAGTTCCTGCCGGAGCCGCCCGATGACGGCATCATCGACGGCTTCGGGTGGAATCGAACGGCGGTGGCAGAACGCGACGAGCGGCCAAACCTTCGCCAGGTCGCCGCGCGACGCGTCGCCGCGCGACGCGTCGCCGGACCGCTTGACGGCCCCGAGCAGGAGGCGCCATGGACCGGTCAGCATCGACTCGGAAAGGCGCTGGCGGGCGTGGACGTCGACCAGCCTGACCGCGCGGCGGACCCGCGACTTGAACGCGCTCCAACTGCCCGGCTCGAGGCCGAAGTCACCGTGGGTAAGCCGCGCCAGGAGGTCGTCGACCACCGACTCCGTGGCGCGCAGGTCGGCTCTGCCGAAGCGCGCGAGCGCGATGGCGGCGAGGCGGGTGACAGCGCCGGCGATCCGGACGCGCTCGGCACCCCAGCTCTCCTGGCGCATGACAACCGCGATCGCGTCGTCGAGGGTGGCCTCGCCCGTCGAGATCCGCGCGACGAGGTCGGCGGGCAGCAGAGGCAGCACCTCGGCTTGGCGCAGGGCCGCCTGCTCGTCGCGGAGAGCTCGGGCGTTGATCGTGCCGGCCAGCGCGGCATGCCGGAGCCGCACGTCGGGCTGAGGAGCATCGGCCAGGTCCCGCCCTTCCGCGACGCTGACCCGCACCAACGCCTTGCGCGCGGCGTGCCGTGTCGCCTTGGACAGAACGCCGGCGTGTCCGGCTATGTGGATGACGACGTCGAGGTCGGCGAGCGAGGGCGGCTGTGACATGGTCGGTTTCGTCCGGACAGGTGGGCGTTCATGTGATGCCTGTCGCCGTGGAGGACCCGGCGGCAGGACGGCGTGGATGTGGGTGCAATCCGATCGGGAGGACACAGGAGGACAAAAAAGACCAGGACCGGACACGTTGGTCGCGGGGTAAGGACGGGGTCGATCCATAAGATCCGGATGGGTCGACCGCGTCTTTACACCAGCCACGGAAGTCCATGATTTTGCTGGACACGGCAGGACAATCCGGACCACACGGCCCGGACTGCGCAGTGGTCACGACAGGTACGCGTCGAGATCGGTCTGTGCGATGAGGTAACGATTCCCCTCGGCCCGGGCTTTCAGCGTACCGGCTGCGATCCGGCGCAGGATGGTCCTACTCGAGCAGCGCAGCAGGGAGGCGGTCTCGCCAACGGTGAGGAACCGTGGCACGGCTTGGACAGGTGGCGGTGACTGGCGTCTGATCATGGTCATCTCGCTGGGAGCGGAAAAGGTCGTCGACGTCGACCTAGTCACGCAAAGGAGGTGATCAAACGGACATCGCGGTCGACGCCGAGGAGCCCCGCCTTCGGAACAAATTTCTGTTCTCGCCTCTCCCGGACGGCCCGCACGAAGTGCGGGTAGATTCAGAGTTTAGGATTAGAGAGTTGGGGGGCGAAATCGTATGAGAATTCAATCGTTTGACCATGCTGGTATCGACCTGGCTGCGGGGCGGCGGTGACCTGGCTGCGGGGCAACAGTGACCTGACTGCGGGGCAGCGGTGACCTGGACAAGCGCATTTCGCGACAACCGCCCATCGTTTGCCAGATCGCCGCGGTTTCGCCGTTGGCCGCCACATCTTCAGATCGCGTTAATCTCCCGGCCATGCAAAGACTTATATCATGCTTGTTCGCCGACAGAAACTCGAGCGGGATCTAGAGTCTTCCAGGCATAGATCATCGGTCTTTCTGTGATACGGCAAAAAGACCGACGACCCCTCAGTCCGTCTACCAAAACATGACGGCCATCGCTGCGCTCAGGACACCGGGCCGACTATCTATCGCCATTTTTTTACATTAGTGAGGATTAGACGATGACCATCAAGAGCGCCTTGAGCATTCAGCAGATCAATAGGCAGACTGTGATCTTCGACGGCGAGGCGTTTGGCACCATTTGTGGATCGGCGTCCAAGCTTGGACCACGAGCTGGACCGGCTCAAGCTGCTGAATTTTTAAGGAAATAAAGCTCTTAGGTGGCTCTTCATCGGCGCCGACAGAAGGTCACCGCTTGATGCAAATCTGCAATGTGAATTAACAAGATATGCGCCGCACACCCATGGCGCAAGCTTGGAAGCTGATCCACATCCCGTCCACCGTTAACTCCACCTGCATCACGGCGCCATCAGCACGGCGGCCGATGGTTCATGCCTTTACAGC
This Skermanella mucosa DNA region includes the following protein-coding sequences:
- the tnpB gene encoding IS66 family insertion sequence element accessory protein TnpB; protein product: MVQQSLGKDPFSGHLFLFRGKRSDRLKILYADANGMAIPTTRNLFKEGLV
- a CDS encoding site-specific integrase, whose amino-acid sequence is MSQPPSLADLDVVIHIAGHAGVLSKATRHAARKALVRVSVAEGRDLADAPQPDVRLRHAALAGTINARALRDEQAALRQAEVLPLLPADLVARISTGEATLDDAIAVVMRQESWGAERVRIAGAVTRLAAIALARFGRADLRATESVVDDLLARLTHGDFGLEPGSWSAFKSRVRRAVRLVDVHARQRLSESMLTGPWRLLLGAVKRSGDASRGDASRGDLAKVWPLVAFCHRRSIPPEAVDDAVIGRLRQELDARSRNAFDVARNVVYGWERLQKAHPEWPATRLSRLYARAAANGDLRFEDLPEPLRQSWAAFIAEFGAPRDTAVASLADLILDDDDVRLGTAPSTGDSLSAARLLNLRTVIVHAANVAIAQLGLMPASIEDLVTADIARRALKRIARRQVQTARDRDVAVNATGMKNGYLLHAATGFVTLARCLEMDDVMDDLVQLRDDVDPRLIRRKIQRDGSIRREYAEVQIGPRHRERLAQFRADTKLLAWFEVLDELIRRSETVAASGRLPTLEDVGDMIVCVLHAITRCCPMRRRNLTQLRILGPDRNLVLPPKHGVGYLHVDWQEVKNRRAIDVEIPEEYVRVLRRWIDVYRPALMRAVGADSANPYLFPAAGMAHRAPTLLNSAFVDRNRKIGGFELNLHLQRHLAAKIVLDQEPESMPLVQELLGHKKEQTTRRYYAEINSILVQRRYHDLLLGRLRTLRFRKGI
- the tnpA gene encoding IS66-like element accessory protein TnpA; amino-acid sequence: MEILDQASRRRRWSEEEKLRMVAETMEPGMSVSLVARRRGVSASQLFRWRRQFVGEAGIPEQTPVFAPVHLLPEPLASPPASEPKPCHGGIIEIMLGGGRVVRVDRHVDAEALRRVLGVLEEGR
- the tnpB gene encoding IS66 family insertion sequence element accessory protein TnpB (TnpB, as the term is used for proteins encoded by IS66 family insertion elements, is considered an accessory protein, since TnpC, encoded by a neighboring gene, is a DDE family transposase.) translates to MIAVPQGMKVWLAAGPVDMRKGFDGLSAIVQEQLDKDPFSGHLFVFRGRRGDLLKVLAWDGQGLCVLAS
- a CDS encoding site-specific integrase encodes the protein MMGRINTIVSRDHLLRDCASWPADQQARWLAAFDPDVGKVRWVRQTQYQNGRVYSRYLNCAVRNGLPPRVTAAGVRAFVRGCEAGGASARTVSGYLWSIFKVMRVLDPVDHLDWLYRSCLAAQEQANLTVKRKSAIIAPAEEILNFALQLIGEARQAGPRAGWHVVQAYRDGLFIAVGIAGPERLRALAGIRIADLDTEVGIWHVPQEQHKTRRIEVRTYPDLVLRLLREWIDVWRPVHAGDHDALWIAKGGGPAGQDALAHAMRSATSRAPWGYPITPHRLRDAAATLLVRESPAVARLAQILLGHRSEATTREYTETAKRLSASRDVTRIMSAAHAAVGRRLRVAGNRDRRRCR
- a CDS encoding helix-turn-helix domain-containing protein, which encodes MIRRQSPPPVQAVPRFLTVGETASLLRCSSRTILRRIAAGTLKARAEGNRYLIAQTDLDAYLS
- a CDS encoding ISL3 family transposase; this encodes MSNSLLSLLPAGLAVERVVVHPDRVVFAVRARAATAPCPLCKRRSHRVHSRYTRHLGDLPWQGRIGRLDLRVRRFRCSTPRCPRRIFAERLPEVVLPRVRRTVRLAEAQRRIALHAGGESGARLADRLAMPVSGDTLLRLIRAVPIEPAPPARVIGIDDWAWRRGQRYGTIIVDLERNRPIDLLPDRQGDTVAAWLKDHPGTEIVARDRAGSYADGIRTGAPDALQVSDRWHLLRNLNDAVARVLDRHHRDLRAATAAATATSKASDVPPSTPSASEPSVMPVPEPSHPDRHAIRRARFDEVMALHQRNWPIKRIARTLGLNPKTVRRWLRSGQLPTWDQRSRGSAVDVHAEYLHQRWNEGCRNAAQLWEEIRRRGFRGQLRTVQRWVRRLRGADPSSSGTEPCGRLWKMPSKRRAAWFVVADYETIDTTEQRFVEALIAASPELGRIIALARAFNGMVRYQQAERLDSWLAAAKDTALAGFADGLVRDLAAIRAALSLPWSTGPVEGQISYLKTIKRTMSGRAKFDLLRHRVLEAA
- a CDS encoding recombinase family protein, encoding MSRWRRTSGMLPSKVEGRHLDRQAVVYVRQSTLQQLEHNKESTAVQYALVERACSLGWARPRITVIDEDLGCSAASAAGRPGFQRLVAEVGLGHVGLILGFEVSRLARSCRDWYHLLEICALAGTLIGDNDGVYDPGLYNDRLLLGLKGTMSEAELHIMRARFEEGRWNKAERGEFGFPMPRGFIRRPSDEVIQDPDERARESLQLVFEVFEQRRSIHGVVRYFHAHGLMLPDRVRTGPAKGDLVWTPVTRNAVLNLVTNPAYAGAYAYGRQRPPPTGSSGRSRATSPGEWQILIKDRWPAYISWDMFERNQRQLKANQSKHIGVARGGPSLLTGILICGRCGSRMVTTYRNNGHNLRYECTRRMINRGEEHCQGFAGETLDALVADLVLAALQPGAVDVALQLAEDLEIERTREHRQWELRLEQARYETERAQRQYDEVEPENRLVARTLERRWEAALQAEIQIKEEHTRFLARQPARLSAADRAAIERLAADVPAIWRASSTTPAERKEIVRLMLDRVVATVKGETENMEVECHWAGGRRTRHLLRRAVRRMTQLAGHDELLARTTALFAEGLRPPAIARTLAAEGWLSPRGHSVTEGGVRSWLQRRGLLPDGRHRPTLVVEREPDEFTVAELSVRLGVPEGTIYRWLYKGLVPARRATAVNRELWLVRLDAALAHDRQRRPRKPTKVKHVP
- the tnpA gene encoding IS66-like element accessory protein TnpA, whose protein sequence is MQRVEIVTGRERRRRWSLEEKARLAGEAFAPGAIVSHVARRHGVAESCLYAWRKQLHGGRIGDARSGCGTALLIPVMLDAPPGQEPEPRSAGMAARASVTFSDGTRLEVGADYPAGALQALVAALRSRS